One window of the Reyranella humidisoli genome contains the following:
- a CDS encoding GTP cyclohydrolase II, which translates to MAHIRLNTHPSQGGQPAPPVVWGARDPAVRGPVVGTVGLGSHRNVIGVHSGSYGIYRALAIAAQELKADHRPDLTNTSPAEPIGPFEAWFDPKKIVSLDPWGHLVSEVFADKLAAGWDIRPTIAITKAHVNMPEIMEAMAAGRLKPDNDILSGTGDVKVTKAAIEPVWWLPGIAERFGVKETDLRRTLFEQTGGMYTELVTRPDLELFLPPIGGATVYFFGDVSKLGKQETKIACRLHDECNGSDVFGSDICTCRPYLAHGIEICIDMAQRGGVGVVIYNRKEGRALGEVTKFLVYNARKRQPGGDSAAQYFNRTECVAGVQDMRFQELMPDIFHWLGVSRIDRFASMSNMKSDALREQGIEIVEQVPIPEHLIPADALVEMDAKKAAGYFSPTKPGSNELARAKGRGLDE; encoded by the coding sequence ATGGCGCATATCAGACTGAACACTCATCCCAGCCAGGGCGGCCAGCCGGCTCCCCCGGTGGTCTGGGGCGCGCGCGACCCTGCCGTGCGAGGTCCCGTCGTCGGGACGGTCGGCCTTGGGTCGCACCGCAACGTCATCGGCGTTCATTCCGGCAGCTACGGCATCTATCGCGCCCTGGCGATCGCGGCGCAGGAACTCAAGGCCGACCACCGGCCGGATCTCACCAATACCTCGCCAGCAGAGCCCATCGGTCCCTTCGAGGCATGGTTCGACCCGAAGAAGATCGTGTCGCTCGACCCGTGGGGCCATCTGGTCTCCGAGGTCTTCGCCGACAAGCTGGCCGCCGGCTGGGACATCCGCCCGACCATCGCCATCACCAAGGCGCATGTGAACATGCCAGAGATCATGGAGGCCATGGCGGCCGGCCGGTTGAAGCCCGACAACGACATCCTGAGCGGTACCGGCGACGTGAAGGTGACCAAGGCCGCGATCGAGCCGGTCTGGTGGCTGCCCGGCATCGCCGAGCGTTTCGGCGTCAAGGAGACCGACCTGCGCCGCACGCTCTTCGAGCAGACGGGCGGCATGTACACCGAACTGGTGACGCGACCCGACCTCGAACTGTTCCTGCCACCGATCGGCGGCGCCACGGTCTATTTCTTCGGCGACGTGTCGAAACTCGGCAAGCAGGAGACGAAGATCGCCTGCCGCCTCCATGACGAGTGCAACGGGTCCGACGTGTTCGGCTCCGATATCTGCACCTGCCGGCCCTATCTCGCGCACGGAATCGAGATCTGCATCGACATGGCACAGCGCGGCGGCGTCGGTGTCGTCATCTACAATCGCAAGGAAGGACGGGCGCTGGGCGAGGTGACGAAGTTCCTCGTCTACAACGCCCGCAAGCGCCAGCCCGGCGGCGATTCGGCGGCGCAGTACTTCAACCGCACCGAATGCGTGGCGGGCGTGCAGGACATGCGCTTCCAGGAGCTGATGCCCGATATCTTCCATTGGCTGGGCGTCAGCCGCATCGACCGCTTCGCCTCGATGAGCAACATGAAGTCCGACGCGCTGCGCGAGCAGGGCATCGAGATCGTCGAGCAGGTGCCGATCCCCGAGCACCTGATCCCCGCCGACGCGCTGGTGGAAATGGATGCCAAGAAGGCCGCAGGCTATTTCAGCCCGACCAAGCCCGGCTCGAACGAGCTGGCGCGCGCCAAGGGGCGTGGCCTCGATGAATGA
- a CDS encoding URC4/urg3 family protein: MRNDLAYLRTPVAIRERAGKILKYVVDGQSQWFQLDANGLEAAVQATLAVARERFPDPAAIPFHSRWRHFEAGGRDRWSALAERLAHLPPEEIARRRMDLAVVSVLLDAGAGAAWSYREPGTGETHARSEGLGVASFHMFANGAFSRDAKGDPLRVDAERLAALTPMDIAMGFQVKAHNPLLGLEGRAELLRKLGGVGLERPGALFDVVATGGEVKAETILAAVLDRLSPIWPSPRGDVWEHPVVGLVPFHKLSQWMSYSLVEPIEGAGLKVVALDALTGLPEYRNGGLLVDAGALRPRQRVLLEKSFAPGDEAIVEWRALTVALLDQIAEHVRLHLGMDAQRLPLVKVLEAGTWFAGRRLAAERRPDGGPPITVESDGTVF; encoded by the coding sequence TTGAGAAACGATCTGGCTTATCTCCGCACCCCCGTCGCGATCCGTGAGCGGGCGGGCAAGATCCTGAAGTATGTCGTGGATGGGCAATCGCAGTGGTTCCAGCTCGACGCCAATGGGCTGGAAGCCGCGGTGCAGGCGACGCTCGCCGTCGCGCGCGAGCGGTTTCCCGATCCGGCGGCTATTCCGTTCCACTCGCGCTGGAGGCATTTCGAGGCCGGCGGACGTGATCGCTGGAGCGCGCTGGCCGAGCGGCTGGCGCACCTGCCGCCGGAAGAAATCGCGCGTCGCCGCATGGACCTCGCGGTCGTATCCGTCCTGCTCGACGCCGGCGCGGGCGCGGCCTGGAGCTATCGGGAGCCCGGTACCGGCGAGACCCATGCCCGTTCCGAGGGGCTGGGCGTTGCCAGCTTTCACATGTTCGCCAACGGCGCGTTCAGCCGCGACGCCAAGGGCGATCCATTGAGGGTCGATGCCGAGCGCCTGGCGGCGCTCACGCCGATGGACATCGCCATGGGCTTCCAGGTGAAAGCGCACAATCCGCTGCTCGGCCTCGAGGGCCGCGCCGAACTGCTGCGCAAGCTGGGCGGTGTCGGACTGGAGCGGCCGGGGGCGCTGTTCGACGTCGTGGCGACTGGTGGCGAGGTGAAGGCCGAAACCATCCTGGCCGCCGTGCTCGACAGGCTCTCGCCGATCTGGCCTTCGCCGCGCGGCGACGTGTGGGAGCATCCGGTGGTCGGGCTCGTGCCGTTCCACAAGCTCTCGCAATGGATGAGCTATTCGCTGGTCGAACCGATCGAGGGAGCAGGCCTGAAAGTCGTGGCCCTCGATGCGCTGACCGGCCTGCCGGAGTATCGCAACGGCGGCCTGCTGGTCGATGCCGGCGCGCTGCGGCCCAGGCAGCGGGTGCTGCTGGAGAAGAGCTTCGCACCGGGCGACGAGGCGATCGTGGAATGGCGGGCGCTCACCGTCGCGCTGCTCGACCAGATTGCCGAGCATGTCCGGCTGCATTTGGGTATGGATGCGCAGCGCCTGCCGCTGGTGAAGGTGCTGGAGGCCGGCACGTGGTTTGCGGGACGGCGACTGGCCGCGGAGCGCCGCCCGGACGGCGGCCCGCCTATCACCGTCGAGAGTGACGGCACGGTGTTCTAG
- the upp gene encoding uracil phosphoribosyltransferase has translation MSLPHSIHVVTHPLVQHKLTKLRDKATSSTNFRRLLREIGLLLGYDATRDLAMVDVRIETPIEAMDAPMLDGKKLVVVPILRAGLGLAEGVIDLVPLARVGHVGLYRDPRTLQAVEYYLKLPQDISDRDVIVCDPMLATAHSAIAAVDRLKESGARRIKFICVLGSEQGARTFAEVHPDVPVFAAAIDAKLNDHGYIVPGLGDAGDRLFGTK, from the coding sequence ATGTCATTGCCGCACTCGATCCATGTCGTGACGCATCCTCTGGTGCAGCACAAGCTCACCAAGCTGCGCGACAAGGCGACGTCGAGCACGAATTTTCGCCGCCTGCTGCGCGAGATTGGCTTGTTGCTGGGCTACGACGCCACGCGCGACCTGGCGATGGTGGATGTGCGCATCGAAACACCGATCGAGGCGATGGACGCACCGATGCTCGACGGCAAGAAGCTGGTCGTCGTGCCGATCCTGCGTGCCGGCCTCGGCCTGGCCGAAGGGGTAATCGACCTCGTGCCGCTGGCCCGTGTCGGCCATGTCGGACTCTATCGCGACCCGCGCACGCTGCAGGCCGTCGAGTATTACCTGAAGCTCCCGCAGGACATCTCCGACCGCGACGTCATCGTCTGCGACCCGATGCTGGCCACTGCCCATTCGGCCATTGCCGCGGTCGACCGGTTGAAGGAATCCGGGGCCAGGCGAATCAAGTTCATCTGCGTGCTGGGTTCGGAGCAGGGCGCGCGGACCTTCGCCGAGGTCCATCCCGACGTACCGGTCTTCGCGGCAGCAATCGATGCAAAACTCAACGATCACGGGTATATTGTTCCCGGGCTCGGCGATGCGGGCGACCGTCTCTTCGGGACCAAATAA
- a CDS encoding MAPEG family protein: protein MSPDLKYLLFSVILTFVQMLVAATGANRAVGLPILAGNREGVPEIKGWAGRAKRAHLNMVENMVLFAALVLVAAVAGKANAMTAMGAAIFFWGRVAYAVIYVAGIAWLRTLAWFVSVIGMVLIAIELLKAM, encoded by the coding sequence ATGTCTCCGGACCTGAAGTACCTCCTCTTCTCCGTGATCCTGACGTTCGTCCAGATGCTGGTGGCGGCCACGGGCGCCAACCGGGCGGTCGGCCTGCCCATCCTGGCCGGCAACCGCGAAGGCGTGCCCGAGATCAAGGGCTGGGCCGGACGCGCCAAGCGCGCTCATCTCAACATGGTCGAGAACATGGTGCTGTTCGCGGCACTGGTGTTGGTCGCCGCGGTGGCCGGCAAGGCCAACGCCATGACGGCGATGGGCGCGGCGATCTTCTTCTGGGGCCGCGTCGCCTACGCCGTGATCTACGTCGCCGGCATCGCCTGGCTGCGCACGCTTGCGTGGTTCGTGTCGGTGATCGGCATGGTCCTGATCGCCATCGAGCTTCTGAAGGCGATGTAG
- a CDS encoding copper chaperone PCu(A)C — protein sequence MLARRLFLVTAVSLLAVPSMAQDYKLGSLEITTPWTRATAPTARTGGGFMTITNKGTTADRLVSARSTASEKVEIHEMQMDGSVMRMRELAKGLDIPPGATVMLKPGSYHIMFMELKAPLAKDAKVPVTLVFEKAGSIDVQLNVQAMGAMPQGHGKN from the coding sequence ATGCTCGCCCGTCGCCTCTTCCTCGTCACCGCCGTCTCTCTGCTGGCAGTGCCTTCGATGGCCCAGGATTACAAGCTGGGTTCACTCGAGATCACCACGCCGTGGACGCGCGCTACCGCCCCGACCGCCCGCACCGGCGGCGGTTTCATGACCATCACCAACAAGGGCACGACGGCCGACAGGCTGGTCTCCGCCCGCAGCACCGCGTCCGAGAAGGTCGAGATCCACGAGATGCAGATGGACGGCAGCGTCATGCGCATGCGTGAACTCGCCAAGGGCCTCGACATCCCGCCGGGCGCCACCGTCATGCTGAAGCCCGGCAGCTATCACATCATGTTCATGGAACTGAAGGCACCGCTCGCCAAGGACGCCAAGGTGCCGGTGACACTCGTGTTCGAGAAAGCCGGCAGCATCGACGTGCAGCTCAACGTCCAGGCGATGGGCGCCATGCCGCAAGGGCATGGGAAGAACTAA
- a CDS encoding DoxX family protein has product MGKNDTPRVIVAFLDSGIGWFLARLVLTFVFWSAGLAHLIEFQHSVAELKALRLEPAGILNIVLVATLLIGSLMILFDRWLWLGCGILSGFLVVAILLAHPFWTMQEPARTPHFRVAMEHISLIGGLMACAVAGRLRDLRR; this is encoded by the coding sequence ATGGGTAAGAACGACACGCCGCGAGTCATCGTGGCTTTTCTGGACAGCGGCATCGGTTGGTTCCTGGCGCGGCTGGTGCTGACCTTCGTGTTCTGGAGCGCGGGTCTCGCGCATCTGATCGAATTCCAGCACAGCGTCGCCGAGCTGAAGGCGCTCCGCCTGGAACCGGCGGGCATCCTCAACATCGTCCTGGTCGCGACCTTGCTGATCGGTTCCCTGATGATCCTGTTCGATCGCTGGCTGTGGCTGGGCTGCGGCATCCTGAGCGGCTTCCTCGTGGTCGCCATCCTGCTCGCCCATCCGTTCTGGACGATGCAGGAGCCCGCGCGCACGCCGCACTTCCGCGTCGCCATGGAACACATCTCGCTCATCGGCGGCCTGATGGCCTGCGCCGTCGCCGGTCGCCTGCGCGACTTGCGGCGCTAG
- a CDS encoding NUDIX hydrolase, with the protein MADERTTVPPWKVLDSKYSYRDRWLTLRSDTVELPNGRVLAPFHVIEQPDWSTAIALTHDGNVVLVEEYRHGAAQTVVELPSGIIEGPGTPVEHMKRELLEETGFASDEWHPLGSFFANAPRLNNRVHCFVALDARKVAEPKLDDSEVIVTHEVPFARFLEELRDGSRTFHGFQVGTMWLLHTFARRTKDKRLAALLA; encoded by the coding sequence GTGGCGGACGAGCGCACGACCGTCCCGCCCTGGAAGGTTCTGGACTCGAAGTACAGTTACCGCGACCGCTGGCTGACCCTTCGCTCCGACACGGTCGAACTGCCCAACGGCCGGGTGCTCGCGCCCTTCCACGTCATCGAGCAGCCCGACTGGAGCACGGCCATTGCCCTCACCCACGACGGCAACGTGGTCCTGGTCGAGGAGTATCGCCATGGCGCGGCGCAGACCGTGGTCGAACTGCCCAGCGGCATCATCGAGGGACCGGGCACGCCGGTCGAGCACATGAAGCGTGAGTTGCTGGAAGAGACCGGATTCGCCAGCGACGAGTGGCACCCGCTCGGCAGCTTCTTCGCCAATGCACCGCGCCTCAACAATCGCGTCCACTGCTTCGTGGCGCTCGACGCCCGCAAGGTCGCCGAGCCGAAGCTCGACGACAGCGAGGTGATCGTCACCCACGAAGTCCCGTTCGCCCGCTTCCTGGAGGAGTTGCGCGACGGCAGCCGTACCTTCCACGGCTTCCAGGTCGGCACGATGTGGCTCCTGCACACATTCGCACGAAGGACGAAAGACAAGCGCCTGGCAGCGCTGCTGGCCTAA
- a CDS encoding glucose 1-dehydrogenase, with the protein MKDKVALVTGAASGMGAATARLFAREGARAVVVADVLDTDGEAVVAEIRKAGGTASYVHLDVTSEAQWQEAVDKTVAAHGGLNVLVNNAGISGSAAEDLYDTALWHKLMDINSTGVFLGMKYGIAAIRKTGGPGSVVNLSSISGIVGQAYIHVGYNASKGAVRLITKAAAAQHGKDGIRVNSVHPGLMPPMRTSGRTADPVQRAKTLKGVPLGRAGEVDEVANAILFLASDESSYVTGAELVVDGGWTAV; encoded by the coding sequence ATGAAGGACAAGGTTGCGCTGGTCACCGGCGCCGCGAGCGGGATGGGTGCAGCCACCGCGCGTCTTTTTGCCCGCGAGGGCGCCAGGGCGGTGGTCGTGGCCGACGTGCTCGACACGGACGGCGAGGCGGTCGTCGCCGAGATCAGGAAGGCCGGCGGCACTGCAAGCTACGTGCATCTCGACGTCACGAGCGAAGCCCAGTGGCAGGAGGCGGTCGACAAGACGGTAGCCGCCCACGGTGGCCTCAACGTGCTGGTGAACAACGCCGGCATCTCGGGTTCGGCCGCCGAGGATCTCTACGATACGGCGCTGTGGCACAAGCTGATGGACATCAACTCGACCGGCGTCTTCCTCGGCATGAAGTACGGCATCGCCGCCATCCGCAAGACCGGCGGGCCGGGCTCGGTCGTCAACCTGTCCTCGATCTCGGGCATCGTGGGGCAGGCCTACATCCATGTCGGCTACAACGCATCGAAGGGCGCCGTGCGGCTGATCACCAAGGCGGCGGCGGCGCAGCACGGAAAGGACGGTATCCGGGTAAACTCGGTGCATCCCGGCCTGATGCCGCCGATGCGCACCTCCGGCCGCACCGCCGATCCGGTGCAGCGCGCCAAGACACTGAAAGGCGTGCCGCTCGGCCGCGCCGGCGAGGTCGACGAGGTGGCTAACGCGATCCTGTTCCTGGCCTCCGACGAATCCTCTTACGTCACCGGTGCCGAGCTGGTTGTCGACGGCGGCTGGACGGCGGTCTGA
- a CDS encoding DMT family transporter — MAWIALFLAGLCEIGWPVGLKLGWTDQGPRPGWLLLAVVAIVVSGALLMWAQRTIPMGTAYAIWTGIGAVGAFTVGILAFGDTASTLRIVSIGLIVAGIIGLKIA, encoded by the coding sequence ATGGCTTGGATAGCTCTTTTTCTGGCGGGACTCTGCGAAATCGGCTGGCCCGTTGGGCTGAAACTCGGCTGGACCGACCAGGGCCCCAGGCCGGGATGGTTGCTTCTCGCCGTCGTTGCCATCGTGGTGAGCGGGGCGCTGCTTATGTGGGCACAGCGCACCATCCCGATGGGCACTGCCTATGCCATCTGGACGGGTATCGGCGCCGTGGGTGCCTTCACCGTTGGCATCCTGGCCTTCGGCGACACCGCCTCGACCCTTCGCATCGTCTCGATCGGCCTGATCGTGGCGGGCATCATCGGCCTCAAGATCGCCTGA
- a CDS encoding peptide ABC transporter substrate-binding protein, which translates to MNEREIRGLVGKVKAGKLSRRGFVQAMMAVGIGAPVAGQILVSSGVAMAQPASTYKPTKRGGGGPLKLLWWQGPTLLNPHFAVGTKDQDGSRLFYEPLAAWDPDGNLKPKLAAEIPTKENGGLSADGLTVTWKLKQGVTWHDGKPFTADDVVFNWEYAKDPATAAYTIASYQDVMVAKVDQYTVTVKFKKPTPFWADAFVGTRGMLIPKHLFADYIGAKSRDAPTNLKPVGTGPYMFKDFKPGDLVTGVMNPNYHQANKPYFDSVEMKGGGDAVSAARAVLQTGEFDFAWNLQVEDEILSRLEKGGKGSVSVTPGGNIEFLLLNTTDPWTEVDGERSSLKTKHPTLSDPEVRKAMALLVDNKSIQDHIYGRTGPATRNFLYGPPRFDSKNNPIEFNVDKANDILEKAGWKKGADGIRAKDGKKLKFVYQTSINQPRQKTQAIIKQAAQKAGIDIELKSVTASVFFSSDVANPDTYTKFYTDLEMYTTTMGQPDPGTHMLQFVSTEAATKANKWQGRNITRWQSPEADKIYRETEAELDPVKRAASFIKLNDLAIQNQIVMGIVQRPTVSAKTAKLNCNISGWDNNTSDLSDWFKDA; encoded by the coding sequence ATGAACGAACGTGAAATCCGTGGCCTCGTCGGAAAGGTGAAGGCCGGCAAGCTTTCGCGACGTGGTTTCGTGCAGGCGATGATGGCGGTGGGCATCGGAGCGCCGGTCGCCGGCCAGATCCTCGTTTCGTCGGGCGTGGCGATGGCGCAGCCGGCCTCGACCTACAAGCCGACCAAGCGGGGCGGCGGTGGCCCGCTCAAGCTGCTGTGGTGGCAGGGTCCGACCCTGCTGAACCCGCATTTCGCGGTCGGCACCAAGGACCAGGACGGTTCGCGCCTGTTCTACGAGCCGCTGGCAGCGTGGGATCCGGACGGCAACCTCAAGCCCAAGCTGGCTGCCGAGATTCCGACCAAGGAGAATGGCGGCCTTTCCGCCGACGGCCTGACGGTAACGTGGAAGCTGAAGCAGGGTGTCACCTGGCATGACGGCAAGCCGTTCACGGCCGACGACGTCGTGTTCAACTGGGAATATGCCAAGGACCCGGCGACGGCCGCCTATACGATCGCGTCGTACCAGGACGTCATGGTCGCGAAGGTCGACCAGTACACGGTGACGGTGAAGTTCAAGAAGCCGACGCCGTTCTGGGCCGATGCCTTCGTCGGAACGCGCGGCATGCTGATCCCCAAGCACCTGTTCGCCGACTATATCGGCGCCAAGTCGCGCGACGCACCCACCAATCTGAAGCCGGTCGGTACCGGCCCCTACATGTTCAAGGACTTCAAGCCGGGCGATCTGGTGACGGGCGTCATGAACCCGAACTACCACCAGGCCAACAAGCCGTATTTCGACAGCGTCGAGATGAAGGGCGGCGGTGACGCCGTTTCGGCGGCGCGCGCGGTGCTGCAGACTGGCGAGTTCGATTTCGCCTGGAACCTGCAGGTCGAGGACGAAATCCTTTCGCGCCTGGAGAAGGGCGGCAAGGGCAGCGTCTCGGTCACGCCGGGCGGCAACATCGAGTTCCTGCTCCTGAATACGACCGACCCGTGGACGGAAGTCGACGGCGAGCGGTCGAGCCTGAAGACCAAGCACCCGACGCTCAGCGATCCGGAAGTGCGCAAGGCGATGGCGCTGCTGGTCGACAACAAGTCGATCCAGGACCACATCTACGGCCGCACCGGTCCGGCGACCCGCAACTTCCTCTACGGTCCGCCGCGCTTCGATTCCAAGAACAACCCGATCGAGTTCAACGTCGACAAGGCCAACGACATCCTCGAGAAGGCCGGCTGGAAGAAGGGCGCCGACGGCATCCGTGCCAAGGACGGCAAGAAGCTCAAGTTCGTCTACCAGACCTCGATCAACCAGCCCCGCCAGAAGACGCAGGCCATCATCAAGCAGGCGGCCCAGAAGGCGGGCATCGACATCGAGCTCAAGTCGGTGACGGCGTCGGTCTTCTTCTCGTCGGACGTGGCCAATCCGGACACGTACACGAAGTTCTACACCGACCTCGAAATGTACACGACGACCATGGGCCAGCCCGATCCGGGCACGCACATGCTTCAGTTCGTCTCGACGGAAGCCGCCACCAAGGCCAACAAGTGGCAGGGCCGCAACATCACCCGCTGGCAGAGCCCCGAGGCCGACAAGATCTACCGCGAGACCGAGGCGGAGCTCGATCCCGTCAAGCGCGCTGCCTCGTTCATCAAGTTGAACGACCTCGCCATCCAGAACCAGATCGTGATGGGCATCGTGCAGCGCCCGACGGTCTCGGCCAAGACGGCGAAGCTCAACTGCAACATCAGCGGCTGGGACAACAACACCTCGGATCTCAGCGACTGGTTCAAGGACGCGTAA